A single Pseudoxanthomonas sp. DNA region contains:
- a CDS encoding sel1 repeat family protein, protein MKPLGTMIMLASLCLPVGTQAVMAQNVAAPDPTQDRLMLSAGFLSAHPDLRYRLHGLEEFKQGRYEDALKFFQRASFYADKPSQGMVAEMLWNGQGVPKDAALAYAWMDLAAERGYVGFLGLRERYWSALSEAERQRALEEGAALYAKYGDEAAQPRIATVLRRERKKITGSRTGFAGNVQIYVPGPNGFEQIDGSKFFDEKYWDPKQYQAWHDNVWMKPRIGRVSVGDVEQLPAQQPASRIPSANPDVDAKEPETPERSDSELGTRKDG, encoded by the coding sequence ATGAAACCGCTCGGAACCATGATCATGCTTGCGTCGCTGTGCCTGCCGGTCGGGACGCAGGCCGTGATGGCGCAGAACGTGGCTGCACCGGACCCGACCCAGGACAGGCTGATGCTGTCGGCAGGATTCCTGTCGGCGCATCCGGACCTGCGTTACCGCCTGCATGGCCTGGAGGAATTCAAGCAAGGGCGGTACGAAGATGCGCTGAAGTTCTTCCAGCGGGCTTCGTTCTATGCGGACAAGCCGTCGCAGGGCATGGTGGCCGAGATGCTCTGGAACGGCCAGGGTGTTCCCAAGGACGCGGCACTCGCCTACGCATGGATGGACCTTGCCGCTGAGAGGGGATACGTGGGTTTTCTCGGCCTGCGCGAGCGCTACTGGAGCGCACTGAGTGAAGCCGAGCGCCAGCGCGCGCTGGAAGAAGGCGCAGCGCTCTACGCGAAGTACGGCGACGAGGCGGCGCAGCCGCGCATCGCAACCGTCCTGCGTCGCGAAAGGAAGAAGATCACCGGCAGCCGAACGGGCTTCGCGGGCAACGTACAGATCTATGTGCCCGGACCGAACGGGTTCGAGCAGATCGATGGCAGCAAGTTCTTCGACGAGAAGTACTGGGATCCGAAGCAATACCAGGCGTGGCACGACAATGTCTGGATGAAGCCGCGCATCGGCCGCGTCAGCGTGGGCGACGTGGAACAGCTCCCCGCCCAGCAACCCGCATCCCGTATCCCCAGTGCGAATCCTGATGTGGATGCGAAGGAGCCGGAAACACCTGAACGGAGCGACAGCGAACTCGGGACGCGAAAGGACGGCTGA
- a CDS encoding tetratricopeptide repeat-containing sulfotransferase family protein has product MSENSGFPVETRTSAARGYVEAVAAVNRGDWARAMPLLRSLLDASPDLPHVHYLLSVAALAVGEGEEALTHSHRALELQPDEAGYVLQAARVISQIRSPQQALGVASDAIARVWNDGSLCQQLSAIFARANAYEQAARLSARALELLPGDAATHFNHATTSLFIGDLDAAEKSYQRVLSFAPDHAQAHLGLAQLKKWTPEANHIPRLLARLGEARQDVVRMYLHLALAKEYEDVGEFAKAFRHLSTGKAVGRTLSRYDARSETTCFRLLTDGWIDAAGQGDGCPNGEPIFIVGMPRTGTTLVDRILSSHSSVQSIGEVLNFPSLVKRASGSRTRPLIDPDTLHRASGIDWASLGEKYVASTRPLTGHRPRFIDKHPHNFLYIGMIASALPQAKIICLRRPPLDTCLSNFRQLFSPASPYHGYSFDLLDTGRYYLQYQRFMQHAEQRLGGRVLWVEYEELVAAQERETRRILDFCQLEWQEECLRFERNVSPVATASVVQVREKLHGDAMGRWRHYSDELQPLAALLASEGID; this is encoded by the coding sequence ATGTCCGAAAACAGCGGTTTTCCAGTGGAAACGAGGACATCGGCAGCTCGCGGGTACGTGGAGGCAGTGGCAGCCGTGAACCGGGGCGACTGGGCGCGGGCTATGCCACTGCTTCGGTCACTACTTGATGCCAGTCCTGATCTTCCCCACGTCCACTACCTACTGTCCGTAGCGGCGTTAGCGGTGGGAGAGGGGGAGGAGGCGCTGACCCACTCGCACCGCGCTCTTGAACTTCAGCCAGACGAAGCCGGGTATGTGTTGCAGGCGGCTCGAGTGATCTCACAGATTCGTTCGCCCCAGCAGGCGCTGGGGGTTGCCAGCGACGCCATCGCGCGTGTCTGGAACGACGGATCGCTGTGCCAGCAACTGTCGGCGATTTTCGCCAGGGCCAACGCGTACGAGCAGGCGGCACGCTTGAGCGCTCGCGCGCTCGAACTGCTTCCGGGCGACGCGGCTACTCATTTCAACCACGCCACCACCTCGCTGTTCATCGGGGATCTCGATGCTGCCGAAAAATCCTACCAGCGGGTTCTCAGCTTCGCGCCTGACCATGCGCAGGCCCACTTGGGACTCGCGCAGCTGAAAAAATGGACGCCGGAGGCAAACCATATTCCGCGACTGTTGGCGCGCTTGGGAGAGGCGAGGCAGGACGTGGTTAGGATGTATCTCCATCTCGCACTGGCGAAGGAATACGAGGACGTCGGAGAATTTGCGAAGGCCTTCCGCCATCTTTCGACCGGTAAGGCGGTGGGAAGAACCCTGTCCCGATACGATGCGCGATCAGAGACGACGTGTTTCCGCCTCCTCACTGACGGCTGGATCGACGCGGCTGGGCAGGGTGACGGATGTCCGAATGGGGAGCCCATCTTCATCGTTGGCATGCCCCGCACTGGCACGACGCTCGTGGATCGCATCCTTTCGAGCCATTCATCCGTCCAGTCTATTGGTGAGGTGCTCAACTTCCCCTCGCTTGTCAAGCGAGCGAGCGGCAGTCGCACCAGACCTCTGATCGATCCGGATACGCTCCATCGCGCGAGTGGGATCGATTGGGCGTCGCTGGGGGAGAAATACGTCGCCAGCACCCGGCCATTGACTGGACACAGGCCCCGCTTCATCGACAAGCATCCACATAATTTCCTCTACATCGGGATGATCGCCAGTGCGCTACCGCAAGCCAAGATCATCTGCCTCAGGCGCCCGCCCCTGGATACCTGCCTTTCCAACTTCCGCCAGTTGTTTTCACCGGCGTCGCCCTATCACGGGTATTCGTTCGACCTGCTCGATACCGGCCGCTATTACCTGCAATACCAGCGGTTCATGCAGCATGCCGAGCAGCGATTGGGCGGTCGGGTTCTCTGGGTCGAGTATGAGGAACTTGTCGCCGCTCAGGAGCGCGAGACAAGACGGATCCTGGATTTCTGCCAATTGGAGTGGCAGGAGGAGTGCCTGCGATTCGAGCGCAACGTATCTCCGGTCGCTACCGCAAGCGTGGTGCAGGTGCGTGAAAAGCTGCATGGTGATGCCATGGGCAGGTGGCGCCATTATTCGGACGAGCTGCAGCCGCTGGCGGCTTTGCTGGCATCCGAGGGCATTGATTGA
- a CDS encoding RDD family protein, translated as MTASENPYQAPAAEMVEEAPMPFVPATRGRRLVAFLLDTVLLTALWMLAAEAVTGYRLPEQMPTGDFARDLLDALGASASLPDYGVGFGVWLLLQGSLLYRRQQTLGKLVMGVRIVRSHGARAEFPRIVLARELPLWLLPLVPYGVVLVMLDPFTIFGRQRRCLHDWVAGTRVAMAR; from the coding sequence TTGACCGCGTCCGAGAACCCGTATCAGGCGCCGGCCGCCGAGATGGTGGAAGAGGCGCCGATGCCGTTCGTACCGGCCACGCGCGGACGGCGTCTGGTGGCCTTCCTGCTGGATACGGTCCTGCTGACGGCGCTCTGGATGCTGGCCGCCGAGGCGGTCACGGGCTACCGCCTGCCGGAACAGATGCCGACCGGCGACTTTGCACGTGACCTGCTCGACGCCCTGGGCGCGTCGGCATCGCTCCCGGACTACGGCGTGGGATTCGGCGTCTGGTTGCTGCTGCAGGGCAGTCTCCTCTACCGGCGTCAGCAGACACTGGGCAAGCTCGTCATGGGCGTCCGCATCGTGCGTTCGCACGGTGCTCGTGCGGAGTTTCCGCGCATCGTGCTGGCGCGCGAGTTGCCGCTGTGGCTGCTGCCGCTGGTGCCCTATGGCGTGGTCCTGGTCATGCTCGATCCTTTCACCATCTTCGGACGCCAGCGACGCTGCCTGCACGACTGGGTGGCCGGCACGCGGGTTGCGATGGCGCGTTGA
- a CDS encoding TonB-dependent receptor plug domain-containing protein: MSVRNTNALKRSRLSAALIAALVAPFAGSAFGQDAPSTTDTEEESKQSTSTLDKVTVTGSRIKRAEVEGPAPVTVITAADIEREGFATVYDALNSLTQNTASIQNELNQNGFTPNASFLNLRGLGPGYQLILINGRRAADYPLPYNSQSNAVNLANIPAAALERVEVLTGGASAIYGSDAVAGVVNLIMKTNFEGDQFSVRAGTTTQGGGDSGRFQWIGGKTGDNWSLVYAFEAVEREAIFASQRKFMDSYFDEPGVDPEDVNAVEGLLVFDIANSNRVFPDGGEATCARFSEFDAYYFETSAVYTGPRCGYFGYPATQAIRNSDSNQSGYLYGTFDFDNGMQGWAQLSASRAKAKFASSTQFWSSPDFFDPNLESDFTGPGGGAFVNLQRIFTPAEVGGADAQSATSDERAYDFAVGLRGTMISDRFDWDATVSRAEYKIETRRPRFLANRLTEYFLGEQQGFDPYFDAYPVYELNQARFFNPIDAATFQSLNTTLIGKAESDVTQANFTISGDLFEMPAGALGAAAVLEAARQSYELTPDPRTLPGYTGNEPIYNYSDTGGGGERDRYALGLEFSIPILDSLKASVAGRYDKYDDVTNVDDAITWQVGLEWRPVDSLLFRGSHGTSFRAPDMHYVYAGESGFFTSIVDEFRCRRDGLNPQSTACSGDADYAYQVQGIRRGSTDLEEEEGKSTTFGVVWDINDQMSISADWYDIELTGGVDDIFTSYLFREEASCLLGTDRAGNSVDPNSAACQFFTGLVTRTNSPFRDNQVDEYRSFPVNQSLSRTSGVDVNFKYGHDTDRLGDFDFELAWTHVLKKEIELFPGDGIIDDRDDLVNQRTLNFRSRVNWSASWQLDDWAANVNGYRLGSLPLANSEGRGGSFVIWNAGISKEITDKATVSFQVQNLLDKKPLFDEDLAYPFFWGTYYAGVIGREVFVQFSYKLR; the protein is encoded by the coding sequence ATGTCAGTTCGCAATACGAATGCGCTCAAGCGCAGCCGCCTCAGCGCGGCATTGATCGCCGCCCTGGTAGCGCCCTTCGCCGGAAGCGCTTTCGGGCAGGACGCCCCCTCGACGACGGATACGGAAGAGGAGTCGAAGCAGTCGACCTCCACGCTGGACAAGGTGACGGTTACTGGCTCACGCATCAAACGCGCGGAAGTAGAGGGCCCTGCGCCGGTCACGGTGATTACCGCCGCCGACATCGAACGCGAAGGTTTCGCCACCGTCTACGACGCACTGAACTCGCTGACCCAGAACACCGCCTCGATCCAGAACGAGCTGAACCAGAATGGTTTCACCCCGAACGCCAGCTTTCTGAACCTGCGAGGTCTGGGCCCTGGGTATCAGCTGATCCTGATCAACGGCCGCCGCGCGGCTGACTATCCCCTGCCCTACAACTCGCAGTCGAATGCGGTCAATCTTGCGAACATCCCCGCGGCAGCGCTTGAGCGCGTCGAAGTATTGACGGGTGGCGCATCCGCGATCTACGGCTCGGATGCCGTCGCCGGCGTGGTCAATTTGATCATGAAGACGAACTTCGAGGGAGACCAGTTCAGCGTACGTGCCGGCACCACGACCCAGGGTGGAGGCGACTCCGGCCGCTTCCAGTGGATCGGCGGCAAGACCGGCGACAACTGGAGCCTCGTCTACGCATTCGAAGCTGTCGAGCGTGAAGCGATCTTCGCGTCCCAGCGCAAGTTCATGGACTCCTACTTCGACGAGCCCGGCGTGGACCCGGAAGATGTCAACGCCGTCGAAGGCCTGCTCGTGTTCGACATCGCCAATAGCAACCGTGTCTTTCCGGACGGAGGCGAAGCGACCTGCGCACGGTTCAGTGAATTCGACGCGTACTACTTCGAGACCTCGGCCGTATACACCGGGCCGCGTTGCGGCTACTTCGGCTATCCCGCGACCCAGGCGATCCGGAACTCGGACAGCAACCAGTCCGGCTATCTATACGGCACGTTCGACTTCGACAACGGCATGCAGGGCTGGGCGCAACTGAGCGCCTCGCGCGCCAAGGCCAAGTTTGCGAGCTCCACACAGTTCTGGTCGAGCCCTGATTTCTTCGACCCGAATCTGGAATCGGACTTCACCGGTCCGGGCGGCGGTGCGTTCGTTAATCTGCAGCGCATCTTCACGCCTGCCGAAGTGGGCGGTGCGGATGCACAGAGCGCGACGTCGGACGAGCGCGCTTACGACTTCGCGGTCGGCCTGCGCGGCACGATGATTTCCGACCGCTTCGACTGGGATGCCACGGTCTCCCGCGCGGAGTACAAAATCGAAACGCGGCGCCCGCGGTTCCTCGCCAATCGCCTCACCGAGTACTTCCTGGGCGAACAGCAGGGGTTCGACCCCTACTTCGATGCCTACCCGGTGTATGAGTTGAATCAGGCGCGCTTCTTCAATCCGATCGATGCTGCGACCTTCCAGTCGTTGAACACCACCCTGATCGGCAAGGCCGAGTCGGACGTGACGCAGGCGAACTTCACTATTTCGGGCGACCTGTTCGAAATGCCCGCCGGCGCATTGGGAGCCGCTGCCGTCCTCGAGGCCGCCCGCCAGAGCTACGAGCTGACACCGGATCCGCGTACGCTGCCCGGATATACCGGCAACGAACCGATCTACAACTACTCCGACACCGGCGGCGGCGGCGAGCGCGACCGCTACGCGCTGGGTTTGGAATTCAGCATTCCGATCCTCGACAGCCTGAAGGCCAGCGTGGCGGGTCGTTATGACAAGTACGACGACGTCACCAACGTGGACGACGCCATTACTTGGCAGGTCGGCCTGGAATGGCGTCCCGTCGACAGCCTGCTGTTCCGCGGCAGCCATGGCACCAGCTTCCGCGCACCCGATATGCACTATGTGTACGCAGGGGAGTCGGGCTTCTTCACGTCGATCGTCGACGAGTTCCGTTGCCGCCGCGATGGTCTGAATCCGCAGAGCACCGCCTGCTCGGGCGACGCCGACTACGCCTACCAGGTGCAGGGCATCCGCCGCGGCAGCACCGATCTGGAAGAAGAAGAGGGCAAGTCCACCACGTTTGGCGTGGTCTGGGACATCAACGACCAGATGTCGATCAGCGCTGACTGGTACGACATCGAACTGACCGGCGGCGTGGACGACATCTTCACGTCCTACCTGTTCCGCGAAGAAGCGTCCTGCCTGCTCGGTACCGACCGCGCCGGCAACAGCGTCGACCCGAATTCCGCTGCCTGCCAATTCTTCACCGGACTGGTGACCCGTACGAACTCACCCTTCCGCGACAACCAGGTGGACGAGTACAGGTCCTTCCCGGTCAACCAGTCACTCAGCCGTACGAGTGGCGTCGACGTGAACTTCAAGTACGGGCACGATACGGACCGTCTGGGTGACTTCGATTTCGAACTCGCGTGGACGCACGTGCTCAAGAAGGAAATCGAGTTGTTCCCGGGCGACGGCATCATCGACGACCGTGACGATCTTGTGAACCAACGGACCCTGAACTTCCGTAGCCGCGTCAACTGGAGCGCAAGCTGGCAGTTGGACGACTGGGCCGCCAACGTCAATGGGTACCGCCTCGGCTCCCTCCCGCTCGCCAATTCAGAGGGTCGCGGCGGCAGCTTCGTGATCTGGAATGCCGGTATCTCGAAGGAGATTACAGACAAGGCAACCGTGTCGTTCCAGGTCCAGAACCTGCTCGACAAGAAGCCTTTGTTTGACGAGGATCTGGCGTATCCCTTCTTCTGGGGCACCTACTACGCCGGCGTCATTGGCCGCGAGGTGTTCGTGCAGTTCAGCTACAAGCTGCGCTGA
- the pcp gene encoding pyroglutamyl-peptidase I: MPTTRSVLLTGFQPFGGEQINPSWQAVSALQDARIAGHRVVARELPVIFGDSLKTLRAALREVKPSMVICVGQAGGRAQLSLERVAINVDDARIPDNRGRQPVDLPVVDDGPAAYFSTLPIKAMLRALRGAGIPAEISQTAGTYVCNHVFYGLMHALRARRGVRAGFIHIPYSPAQAALHPGAPCLAIETVTAALRLAVQLALETPSDIRMAAGAEH; encoded by the coding sequence ATGCCGACGACGCGCTCCGTCCTTCTGACCGGCTTCCAGCCTTTCGGTGGCGAACAGATCAATCCCAGCTGGCAGGCCGTGTCCGCGCTGCAGGATGCGCGCATCGCCGGACACCGTGTAGTGGCGCGCGAGCTGCCCGTGATCTTCGGTGATTCCCTCAAGACGCTGCGCGCCGCGCTCCGGGAGGTCAAGCCTTCGATGGTGATCTGCGTCGGCCAGGCTGGGGGCCGTGCGCAACTCTCGCTGGAGCGCGTGGCGATCAATGTCGACGACGCCCGCATTCCCGACAATCGCGGCCGGCAACCGGTGGATCTGCCGGTGGTCGACGACGGACCGGCGGCCTACTTTTCCACGCTGCCGATCAAGGCGATGCTCCGGGCGCTGCGCGGCGCCGGCATTCCTGCCGAAATTTCGCAGACCGCCGGCACCTACGTGTGCAACCACGTGTTCTACGGGCTGATGCACGCGCTACGCGCGCGACGCGGCGTACGGGCCGGCTTCATCCACATTCCCTACTCGCCCGCGCAGGCGGCGTTGCATCCGGGCGCGCCATGCCTGGCGATCGAGACGGTGACCGCAGCGCTGCGACTGGCCGTGCAGCTGGCACTGGAAACGCCGTCGGACATCCGGATGGCGGCCGGCGCCGAGCATTGA
- a CDS encoding DUF2147 domain-containing protein: protein MRKTLMAAMLAAPLMAVSLVASAADPVVGRWKTIDSDTGKPKSFVEITQAANGTITGRIVELINPSKPNPTCDKCKDDRRNKPITGMEIIRGMKAEGGGEYAGGTILKPDEGKIYKSKMELVEGGKKLEVSGCIAFICKSQTWIRQ, encoded by the coding sequence ATGCGCAAGACCCTGATGGCCGCGATGCTGGCCGCTCCGTTGATGGCCGTGTCGCTGGTGGCGTCGGCTGCCGACCCGGTCGTCGGACGCTGGAAGACCATCGACAGCGATACCGGCAAGCCGAAGTCCTTCGTCGAGATCACCCAGGCCGCCAACGGCACGATCACCGGCCGCATCGTCGAGCTGATCAACCCGAGCAAGCCCAACCCGACCTGCGACAAGTGCAAGGACGACCGCCGCAACAAGCCGATCACCGGCATGGAGATCATCCGCGGCATGAAGGCCGAGGGCGGTGGCGAGTACGCCGGCGGCACCATCCTCAAGCCGGACGAAGGCAAGATCTACAAGTCGAAGATGGAACTGGTCGAGGGCGGCAAGAAGCTGGAGGTGTCCGGCTGCATCGCCTTCATCTGCAAGTCGCAGACCTGGATCCGCCAGTAA
- the apbC gene encoding iron-sulfur cluster carrier protein ApbC — MSLAPRIASHAVQGALSPHPRIRNVIAVGSGKGGVGKSTTSVNLALALAAEGARVGVLDADVYGPSVPAMLGLSGRPESHDNKSIEPMRAFGVEAMSIGFLVDPDTPMIWRGPMATSALMQLFTDTLWGDLDYLLVDLPPGTGDIQLTLAQKIPVAGAVIVTTPQDIATLDAKKALKMFEKVEVPVLGIVENMAVHTCSNCGHVEHLFGQGGGERMAAQYGVPLLGSLPLDIAIREQGDAGQPVVVAAPDSAVAQAYRQTARVMAATLAQRPRASLPIASSLV, encoded by the coding sequence CTGTCCCTGGCGCCACGCATCGCCTCCCACGCCGTCCAGGGCGCCCTGTCCCCCCATCCCCGTATCCGCAACGTCATCGCGGTCGGCTCCGGCAAGGGTGGGGTGGGGAAGTCGACCACCTCGGTGAACCTGGCGCTGGCGCTGGCGGCCGAGGGCGCGCGGGTGGGGGTGCTGGATGCCGACGTCTACGGTCCCAGCGTGCCGGCCATGCTGGGCCTGTCGGGGCGGCCGGAGAGCCACGACAACAAGTCGATCGAACCGATGCGCGCATTCGGCGTGGAGGCCATGTCGATCGGGTTCCTGGTCGATCCGGACACGCCGATGATCTGGCGGGGGCCGATGGCGACCTCGGCGCTGATGCAACTGTTCACCGATACGCTGTGGGGCGACCTGGACTACCTGCTGGTCGACCTGCCGCCGGGCACGGGCGACATCCAGCTGACGCTGGCGCAGAAGATCCCGGTCGCCGGCGCGGTCATCGTCACCACCCCGCAGGACATCGCCACGCTGGATGCGAAGAAGGCGCTGAAGATGTTCGAGAAGGTCGAGGTGCCGGTGCTGGGCATCGTCGAGAACATGGCGGTGCACACCTGCTCCAATTGCGGCCATGTCGAGCACCTGTTCGGCCAGGGCGGCGGCGAACGGATGGCGGCGCAGTACGGGGTGCCGTTGCTGGGCTCGCTGCCGCTGGACATCGCCATCCGCGAGCAGGGGGATGCCGGCCAGCCGGTCGTGGTGGCCGCGCCCGATTCGGCGGTGGCGCAGGCCTACCGGCAGACCGCACGGGTGATGGCGGCGACGCTGGCCCAGCGGCCGCGGGCGTCCCTGCCCATCGCGTCATCGCTGGTCTGA
- a CDS encoding S9 family peptidase yields the protein MRRAGGARATGIFLLKSVTDHVVAGVRRRLNQAVATWYIRGDSILGVSMKKCLLALTTLAFAGALAMPAQAAAPLQSIADFVSHPAYSTVKISPNGEYLAMTVDKGDQDVLAVLKTSDLSLVKVNQLPDQKSVGSFYWVSPNRLMFNAIKKLGGYAQPFNTGEWFAVNADGSQPRPLIFYGTRDATQRGKTVGSERFSLLDTLKDDDQYVIMSAITPRSSEGVGTEVFRMDTLSGRRVSMGRAPKENCGIVLDAAKEPRFAVCSSSRDEEGEYDERTELYRRDGKSWTLVNASKAGGKHLYVVRTSSNGTVYAEQDDSKAPAAIGTLNTSTGEFTPLFQDKVAEVSNYIWSTDDATLVGVVTEAGAPAVKLIDEKHPDAQIYASLAGAFEGQMVDLASNTQDGKKIIVSVYSDSNPGELYLYDRDSGKARFLMQRKPQLDPKKMASVKPFNFTSRDGKLIHGYLTLPHGSNGKNLPMIVNPHGGPIGPRDNWGFNWETQLLASRGYAVLQVNYRGSGGYGKAFQDAGHLQWGQGIQNDIIDATQWAIGQGYADKERICIYGGSFGGYSALMAPIRAPGLFKCTFGYVGVYDVDMMFKKGDIPERESGQRYLRRTHGTDTKSWAENSPARRAGEVKIPVYLAAGARDVRTPPEQTELMNKALIAAGNPPEGMIIQSGEMHGFYDVENRVKLYTTMLDFFSRHIGGTVTVGAPSKGN from the coding sequence ATGAGGCGTGCTGGCGGAGCGCGTGCAACGGGGATTTTCCTGCTAAAGTCGGTCACTGACCACGTCGTCGCAGGTGTGCGGCGCCGGCTGAACCAGGCCGTCGCGACGTGGTACATCCGGGGCGATTCAATTTTGGGGGTCTCAATGAAGAAGTGTTTACTCGCGCTGACGACACTAGCCTTCGCGGGCGCGCTGGCCATGCCCGCACAGGCCGCTGCGCCGCTACAGTCGATAGCCGATTTCGTCAGCCATCCGGCCTACAGCACCGTCAAGATTTCCCCTAACGGCGAGTATCTGGCGATGACGGTGGACAAGGGCGATCAGGACGTGCTCGCCGTGCTGAAAACGAGCGACCTCAGCCTGGTCAAGGTGAACCAGCTGCCGGACCAGAAGAGCGTGGGCAGTTTCTACTGGGTCAGTCCCAACCGGCTGATGTTCAACGCCATCAAGAAGCTCGGTGGATATGCGCAGCCTTTCAATACCGGTGAATGGTTCGCCGTCAACGCCGACGGCAGCCAGCCGCGTCCGCTGATTTTCTACGGTACTCGCGATGCGACCCAGCGTGGCAAGACGGTAGGTTCCGAGAGGTTCTCCCTCCTCGACACCCTCAAGGATGACGACCAGTACGTCATCATGTCGGCCATCACGCCACGATCCTCCGAAGGCGTCGGCACCGAAGTGTTCCGCATGGATACGCTCAGTGGACGGCGCGTCTCCATGGGTCGTGCGCCCAAGGAGAATTGCGGCATCGTGCTGGACGCCGCCAAGGAGCCGCGATTTGCGGTCTGCTCGTCCAGTCGCGACGAGGAAGGCGAATACGACGAGCGCACGGAGTTGTACCGTCGCGACGGCAAGAGCTGGACGCTGGTGAACGCCTCCAAGGCCGGCGGCAAGCATCTGTATGTCGTGCGGACGTCTTCAAACGGCACCGTCTACGCCGAACAGGACGACTCCAAGGCGCCTGCCGCCATCGGCACGCTGAACACCTCCACCGGCGAGTTCACCCCGCTGTTCCAGGACAAGGTGGCCGAGGTATCCAACTACATCTGGTCGACCGACGACGCGACGCTGGTCGGCGTGGTCACCGAGGCGGGGGCGCCCGCAGTCAAGCTGATCGACGAGAAGCATCCGGATGCGCAGATCTACGCATCGCTGGCGGGGGCGTTCGAGGGTCAGATGGTCGACCTGGCCAGCAACACCCAGGACGGCAAGAAAATCATCGTCAGCGTCTACAGTGACAGTAACCCTGGCGAGCTGTATCTGTACGACCGCGACAGCGGAAAGGCGCGCTTCCTGATGCAGCGCAAGCCGCAGCTCGATCCGAAGAAGATGGCGTCCGTCAAACCGTTCAACTTCACCTCCCGCGACGGCAAGCTCATCCACGGTTATCTCACTCTTCCCCATGGATCCAACGGCAAGAACCTGCCGATGATCGTCAACCCGCACGGCGGTCCGATCGGGCCCCGCGACAATTGGGGGTTCAACTGGGAAACCCAGTTGCTCGCCAGTCGCGGTTACGCCGTACTGCAGGTCAACTATCGTGGTTCCGGCGGGTATGGGAAGGCGTTCCAGGATGCCGGCCACCTGCAATGGGGCCAGGGCATCCAGAACGACATCATCGACGCCACCCAGTGGGCCATCGGCCAGGGCTACGCCGACAAGGAGCGTATCTGCATCTACGGCGGCAGCTTCGGCGGTTACTCCGCGCTGATGGCGCCGATCCGCGCGCCAGGCCTGTTCAAGTGCACCTTCGGGTACGTCGGCGTGTACGACGTGGACATGATGTTCAAGAAGGGCGATATCCCTGAGCGTGAGTCCGGTCAGCGCTATCTCCGCCGCACGCACGGCACCGATACCAAGTCCTGGGCCGAGAACTCACCTGCGCGCCGCGCTGGCGAGGTGAAGATTCCCGTCTATCTCGCAGCGGGTGCCCGCGACGTGCGTACGCCGCCGGAGCAGACCGAGCTGATGAACAAGGCGCTGATCGCGGCCGGGAATCCGCCGGAAGGCATGATCATCCAGTCGGGTGAGATGCATGGTTTCTACGATGTCGAAAATCGCGTGAAGCTCTACACCACCATGCTGGACTTCTTCTCCCGCCACATCGGTGGAACCGTGACGGTCGGCGCTCCAAGCAAGGGCAACTGA
- the dcd gene encoding dCTP deaminase, whose product MSIKSDRWIRRMAEQQGMIEPFEPGQVKQVNGQRIVSYGTSSYGYDVRCSREFKVFTNINSTIVDPKHFDPKSFVDIEADECIIPPNSFALARTVEFFRIPRDTLVVCLGKSTYARCGIIVNVTPLEPEWEGHVTLEFSNTTPLPARIYANEGVAQMLFFQSDADDVCETSYKDRGGKYQGQTGVTLPRT is encoded by the coding sequence ATGAGCATCAAGAGCGACCGTTGGATCCGCCGCATGGCCGAGCAGCAGGGCATGATCGAGCCGTTCGAGCCGGGACAGGTCAAGCAGGTCAACGGCCAGCGCATCGTCAGCTATGGCACCTCCAGTTATGGCTACGACGTGCGCTGCTCGCGCGAGTTCAAGGTGTTCACCAACATCAACTCCACCATCGTCGACCCCAAGCACTTCGACCCGAAGAGCTTCGTGGACATCGAGGCGGACGAATGCATCATCCCGCCGAACAGCTTCGCGCTGGCGCGCACGGTGGAGTTCTTCCGCATCCCGCGCGATACGCTGGTGGTCTGCCTGGGCAAGAGCACGTACGCGCGCTGCGGCATCATCGTCAACGTCACCCCGCTGGAGCCGGAATGGGAAGGCCACGTGACGCTGGAATTCAGCAACACCACGCCGCTGCCGGCGCGCATCTACGCCAACGAGGGCGTGGCGCAGATGCTGTTCTTCCAGTCCGATGCCGATGATGTCTGCGAAACCAGCTACAAGGATCGCGGCGGCAAGTACCAGGGTCAGACCGGTGTGACGCTGCCGCGGACCTGA